Proteins from a genomic interval of Paenibacillus sp. FSL R5-0623:
- the typA gene encoding translational GTPase TypA codes for MHSREHIRNIAIIAHVDHGKTTLVDKLLQQSGTYRDHETVQERVMDSNDLERERGITILAKNTAITYKDYLINIVDTPGHADFGGEVERIMKMVDGVLLVVDAYEGCMPQTKFVLRKALEHNLTPIVVVNKIDRPAARPTEVIDEVLDLFIELGANDQQLEFPVVYASALNGTSSMDNDPAKQDDNMMAIYNTIVSHIPHPTENVEEPLQFLVTLMDYNEYLGRIAIGRVNRGVIRQGQSVTVIMRDGKSKTARIEKLFGFQGLKRIETEEAGAGDIVAIAGIKDINIGETIADPNNPEALPVLKIDEPTLQMTFLVNNSPFAGREGKWVTSRKLRERLFKELETDVSLRVDETDSPDAFIVSGRGELHLGILIENMRREGYELQVSKPEVIVREVDGKKMEPVERLLIDIPEESMGSVMESLGARKAEMVNMVNTGSGQVRLEFLIPARGLIGYSTNFLTLTRGYGVMNHAFDSYAPVVSGQVGGRHQGVLISTETGTSTFYGMMGVEDRGTLFLEPGTEIYEGMIVGEHTRDNDIVVNICKEKQLTNVRSSGKDDTVKIKTPIIFSLEQALEYLNEDEYCEITPKSIRLRKKILNKSERERAEKQRKMASKA; via the coding sequence ATGCATTCAAGAGAACACATTCGCAATATTGCGATTATTGCCCACGTCGACCACGGAAAAACAACACTCGTTGACAAGTTGCTCCAGCAATCCGGTACTTACCGAGATCACGAAACGGTACAGGAGCGCGTAATGGACTCCAACGATTTGGAGCGTGAACGCGGTATTACGATTTTGGCCAAAAACACGGCTATAACTTATAAAGATTACCTGATTAATATTGTGGATACACCAGGACACGCCGACTTCGGTGGTGAAGTTGAACGTATCATGAAAATGGTTGACGGTGTATTGCTCGTTGTTGATGCTTATGAAGGCTGTATGCCACAAACGAAGTTTGTACTTCGTAAAGCACTTGAGCATAACCTGACACCAATCGTTGTTGTAAACAAAATTGACCGTCCAGCGGCTCGTCCGACTGAGGTTATTGATGAAGTATTGGACCTGTTCATTGAACTGGGTGCCAACGATCAACAACTCGAATTCCCTGTTGTATATGCTTCCGCATTGAACGGAACATCCAGCATGGATAATGATCCTGCCAAACAAGATGACAACATGATGGCGATCTACAATACCATCGTTAGTCATATCCCACATCCTACCGAAAATGTTGAAGAACCGCTTCAATTCCTCGTTACTTTGATGGACTACAATGAATACCTTGGCCGTATTGCCATTGGTCGTGTTAACCGCGGTGTGATCCGTCAAGGACAATCGGTAACGGTTATTATGCGTGATGGTAAGAGCAAAACTGCACGTATCGAGAAACTGTTCGGTTTCCAGGGTCTCAAACGTATTGAGACGGAAGAAGCAGGAGCAGGCGACATCGTTGCCATTGCAGGGATCAAGGACATCAACATTGGTGAAACCATTGCCGACCCTAACAACCCGGAAGCTTTGCCAGTTCTGAAAATTGATGAGCCAACACTGCAAATGACGTTCCTCGTGAACAACAGTCCATTCGCAGGTCGTGAAGGTAAATGGGTAACTTCCCGTAAACTTCGTGAGCGTTTGTTCAAAGAGTTAGAAACAGATGTTTCCCTTCGTGTTGACGAAACGGATAGCCCTGATGCATTTATCGTTTCCGGACGTGGTGAGCTTCACTTGGGTATCCTGATTGAAAATATGCGTCGTGAAGGATATGAGCTTCAAGTATCCAAACCAGAAGTTATCGTAAGAGAAGTTGACGGTAAGAAAATGGAACCTGTTGAGCGCTTGTTGATTGATATCCCTGAAGAGAGCATGGGTTCCGTAATGGAGAGCCTGGGCGCACGTAAAGCAGAGATGGTTAACATGGTTAACACAGGTAGTGGTCAAGTTCGTCTGGAGTTCCTGATTCCAGCACGTGGTTTGATCGGATATAGCACAAACTTCCTGACATTGACTCGTGGTTACGGTGTAATGAACCATGCATTTGACAGCTACGCTCCAGTAGTATCCGGTCAAGTGGGTGGACGTCACCAAGGCGTGTTGATCTCAACTGAAACGGGTACATCTACGTTCTATGGCATGATGGGCGTTGAGGATCGCGGTACGCTCTTCTTGGAGCCGGGAACTGAAATCTACGAAGGTATGATTGTTGGTGAACATACACGTGACAATGATATCGTTGTTAACATCTGCAAAGAAAAACAACTGACTAACGTTCGTTCTTCCGGTAAAGATGATACGGTTAAAATTAAAACTCCGATTATCTTCTCATTGGAACAGGCGCTTGAATATCTGAATGAAGATGAATATTGTGAGATTACACCAAAATCTATTCGTCTTCGTAAAAAGATCCTGAACAAATCCGAGCGTGAGCGTGCAGAAAAACAACGCAAAATGGCTTCTAAAGCCTAA